One part of the Treponema peruense genome encodes these proteins:
- a CDS encoding aldo/keto reductase family protein, with product MQRRMLNNGVEIPSIILGTSICDRQCFSRFGNYVSDKVLFKQMSDGMIYAIKNGVTGIDTGRDYNNESLLGKIFNELFRNNIAKREELFITTKVGNGQQRLRDMEKEIDISLKAMNLDYVDLWMLHWPLPDFYIENWKQLCKIYKSGKVKSIGMANIRERHLLELEQAGVELMPQVVQVECHPFRTITGLREMCKTRNIQVEAYTANCAMLPFVRENLVLQQLAQKYGKSITQIIMRWHVQQGVVPIFSSNNPSHIKENVDVFDFSLSEEDMQLIFGLNIDYKYHPESVNCPGY from the coding sequence ATGCAAAGACGAATGCTCAATAACGGGGTTGAAATTCCGTCAATTATTTTAGGAACGTCGATTTGTGACAGGCAGTGTTTTTCTCGCTTTGGAAATTATGTATCCGACAAAGTGTTGTTCAAGCAGATGTCAGATGGAATGATATATGCCATAAAGAACGGTGTGACAGGAATAGATACTGGACGCGATTATAACAATGAGTCATTGCTCGGTAAAATTTTTAATGAACTTTTTAGGAATAATATTGCAAAGCGCGAAGAATTGTTTATTACAACAAAAGTTGGGAATGGGCAGCAACGGTTGAGAGATATGGAAAAGGAAATAGACATTTCCCTAAAGGCGATGAATCTGGATTATGTAGACCTTTGGATGCTTCACTGGCCTTTGCCCGATTTTTATATTGAAAATTGGAAACAGCTCTGTAAGATTTATAAATCGGGAAAGGTAAAGTCTATTGGAATGGCAAATATCCGTGAACGACATTTGCTGGAATTAGAACAAGCTGGTGTAGAATTAATGCCGCAAGTTGTTCAAGTTGAATGTCACCCATTTAGGACAATAACTGGATTAAGAGAAATGTGTAAAACTCGCAATATTCAAGTTGAGGCTTATACTGCAAACTGCGCGATGCTTCCGTTTGTCCGTGAGAATCTTGTCTTACAGCAGCTTGCTCAAAAGTATGGAAAAAGCATTACTCAAATAATTATGAGATGGCATGTGCAACAGGGGGTGGTTCCGATTTTTAGCTCAAATAATCCCTCCCATATTAAAGAAAATGTTGATGTCTTTGATTTTTCTTTAAGTGAAGAAGATATGCAGCTTATATTTGGGTTGAACATTGACTATAAGTATCATCCAGAATCTGTAAACTGTCCGGGGTATTAA
- a CDS encoding polysaccharide pyruvyl transferase family protein, translated as MKIGILTFWWSEDNYGQQLQAYALQRYLRDAGHDAFLIRYNSLGDFPKNNPIKKIYKAFNPVKLVRFFINLRNKAKLKAEYNEHSRHFDEFRSKYINMSEHVYNNFSELQQNPPEADIYIVGSDQVWNPACCGGSTLEQSKLPLHAYFLDFGKESTKRMSYAASWGIKDLDESFVTEITPMLKRFNAITVREKSGTELCAKCGRNDSKWVCDPTLLLNAEEYRSLYKSENITQRQKPYLVFYYLNNGKFNAQSVYDFATSKGLDVVYITGNGVVDKFEKTYATVPEWLSLIDNAQYVITNSFHCCVFSILFHKQFASIKLQGQNAGMNERLTSLFELCKMEERYCTDRNFAVLEKYYESVLPDGQAVLNEILTKI; from the coding sequence ATGAAAATAGGAATCCTTACATTCTGGTGGAGTGAAGACAATTACGGGCAGCAGCTCCAGGCTTATGCTTTGCAAAGATATTTACGGGACGCAGGGCATGATGCGTTTTTGATTAGGTATAATTCGTTGGGAGACTTTCCAAAAAATAATCCAATAAAAAAAATATATAAGGCATTTAATCCGGTTAAGTTGGTAAGATTTTTCATAAATTTGCGAAATAAAGCAAAACTTAAGGCCGAATATAATGAACATTCACGTCATTTTGATGAGTTCCGTTCAAAATATATAAATATGTCTGAACATGTATACAACAATTTTTCGGAATTGCAACAAAATCCACCTGAAGCAGATATCTATATAGTAGGAAGTGATCAGGTATGGAATCCGGCTTGTTGCGGGGGAAGTACTCTGGAACAATCAAAGCTTCCTCTTCATGCTTACTTCTTGGATTTTGGAAAAGAATCTACAAAAAGAATGTCATATGCTGCAAGCTGGGGTATTAAAGATTTGGATGAATCTTTTGTAACAGAAATAACTCCTATGCTTAAAAGATTTAACGCTATAACAGTTCGCGAAAAATCGGGTACAGAATTGTGTGCTAAATGCGGACGCAATGATTCAAAATGGGTATGTGATCCAACGCTTCTACTAAATGCAGAGGAATATAGAAGTTTATATAAATCAGAAAATATAACTCAAAGGCAAAAACCATATTTGGTCTTTTATTATTTGAATAATGGGAAATTCAATGCCCAATCTGTTTACGATTTTGCCACTTCAAAAGGATTGGATGTTGTTTATATTACAGGAAACGGTGTCGTTGACAAGTTTGAAAAAACTTATGCAACTGTTCCTGAATGGCTTTCTTTAATTGATAATGCTCAATATGTAATTACAAACTCATTCCATTGTTGTGTATTTTCAATTTTATTCCACAAGCAGTTTGCTTCAATTAAATTGCAGGGGCAGAATGCCGGAATGAATGAACGACTTACAAGTTTGTTTGAGTTATGCAAAATGGAAGAAAGATACTGTACGGATAGGAATTTTGCGGTATTGGAAAAGTATTACGAGAGTGTATTGCCGGATGGACAGGCTGTTCTGAACGAGATTTTGACGAAGATTTAA
- a CDS encoding CatB-related O-acetyltransferase: MLRQFIKFCISVLKKMTFSFRKTNFHISSYFGKNVLANHCNVGRYNYIACNCVLNNVDIGNYCSIGPAVQIGGMEHPYWEISTSAWLGRCISKRTLLGDDVWIGAGSIIKQGITIGNGAVIGANSFVNKDVPPYAIVFGSPAKVWKYRFKEEKKEYIEENIVPLYTCTPPPIVAA, translated from the coding sequence ATGTTACGTCAGTTTATTAAATTTTGTATATCAGTATTAAAAAAAATGACCTTTTCATTTAGAAAGACTAACTTTCATATTTCTTCCTATTTTGGAAAGAATGTTTTAGCAAATCATTGCAATGTTGGTCGTTATAATTATATTGCTTGTAACTGCGTTTTGAATAATGTGGATATAGGAAATTACTGTTCGATAGGTCCGGCTGTTCAAATAGGGGGCATGGAGCATCCTTATTGGGAAATTTCTACATCTGCTTGGTTAGGTAGATGCATTTCAAAACGAACGTTATTGGGAGATGATGTTTGGATAGGTGCTGGTTCTATTATAAAACAAGGCATAACCATAGGAAATGGAGCCGTAATTGGAGCAAATTCATTTGTTAATAAGGATGTTCCTCCCTATGCAATTGTTTTTGGAAGTCCAGCTAAAGTGTGGAAATATCGTTTTAAGGAAGAAAAGAAAGAATATATAGAGGAAAATATTGTCCCGCTATACACTTGTACCCCCCCCCCTATTGTTGCGGCGTAA
- a CDS encoding glycosyltransferase — protein sequence MISIAMTSYNGEKYISSQLDSIIGQTVKDFELFVCDDCSQDNTYSILKGYEKKDSRIHAFQNISNLGFAKNFEHAIQLCKGDYVALCDQDDIWRPNHLEILLNGIKNKDASVGNSQIMDGTGTLKENLLSDGDGYFVDGNDNDKMFRVLFYGNPFQGTSAMYTRELLEKALPIPAGVEYHDAWFAVCALASKGINYTFETITNYRIHGNNASGNHKTSFIDRLKITLKRNGFKTDRLIFCEELLERFPGANEDIKDIIYKAKDFFEARKAGNKIKVLGYSIKYYKKIYATNSLKYLFPRCLGILIKG from the coding sequence ATGATTAGCATAGCAATGACTTCCTATAATGGAGAGAAATATATTTCTTCTCAATTAGATTCAATTATTGGTCAGACAGTCAAGGATTTTGAATTGTTTGTTTGCGATGATTGTTCACAAGACAACACCTATTCCATTTTAAAAGGATATGAAAAAAAAGATTCTCGTATTCACGCTTTTCAGAATATAAGTAATTTAGGTTTTGCAAAGAACTTTGAGCATGCGATTCAGCTGTGCAAAGGCGATTATGTTGCACTTTGTGACCAGGATGATATCTGGCGGCCTAATCATCTAGAAATTTTATTGAATGGAATAAAAAATAAAGACGCATCTGTTGGTAATTCTCAAATTATGGACGGAACTGGAACGTTGAAAGAGAATTTATTATCTGACGGTGACGGATATTTTGTAGATGGGAACGATAATGATAAAATGTTCCGTGTTTTGTTTTATGGAAATCCATTTCAGGGAACATCTGCTATGTATACGAGGGAACTCTTAGAAAAGGCTCTTCCTATCCCTGCTGGAGTGGAGTATCACGATGCATGGTTTGCAGTTTGTGCTTTAGCGTCAAAGGGAATTAATTATACTTTTGAGACGATAACTAATTACCGGATTCATGGAAATAATGCTTCAGGAAATCATAAGACATCTTTTATTGATCGCTTGAAAATTACGTTGAAGCGAAATGGTTTTAAAACAGACAGACTTATATTTTGTGAAGAACTTCTTGAAAGATTTCCTGGTGCGAATGAAGATATAAAAGATATCATATATAAAGCTAAAGATTTCTTTGAAGCCAGAAAGGCAGGAAATAAAATAAAAGTTCTTGGTTATTCTATAAAATATTATAAAAAAATTTATGCAACAAATAGTCTAAAATACCTCTTTCCTCGATGTTTGGGGATTTTGATAAAAGGGTAA